The Akkermansiaceae bacterium genome has a window encoding:
- a CDS encoding VWA domain-containing protein: protein MNNKLTEIAYILDRSGSMQPLVESAITGFNSFLKNQQETPGDANFTLVLFDDEYLLHADRTPIAEVRPLDANTYVPRACTALLDAIGRTVDNIGKKLAKTPEKDRPGKVIIAIYTDGYENASTDYSVRKISKMIRHQTDKYGWEFLFLAANEDAIATASSYGIDRKNASEFHFSEVGHKATSSSISRKVMAHRRMMQECASPKDAEDLKADLAQIVKEETERHSE, encoded by the coding sequence ATGAATAACAAACTCACAGAAATCGCCTACATCCTCGACCGCTCAGGCTCCATGCAGCCGCTCGTCGAGTCCGCCATCACCGGATTCAACTCCTTCCTCAAGAACCAGCAGGAAACTCCCGGAGACGCCAACTTCACCCTGGTTCTTTTCGACGACGAATACCTGCTTCACGCCGACCGCACACCGATCGCGGAAGTCCGGCCCCTCGACGCCAATACCTATGTCCCCCGTGCTTGCACCGCACTACTTGATGCCATCGGTCGAACCGTTGACAACATCGGCAAAAAGCTCGCCAAGACCCCCGAAAAGGATCGTCCCGGCAAGGTCATCATCGCCATCTACACCGACGGATACGAAAACGCCTCCACCGACTACTCCGTGCGCAAGATCAGCAAGATGATCCGACACCAGACTGACAAATACGGCTGGGAGTTCCTCTTCCTCGCAGCCAACGAGGACGCCATCGCCACCGCCTCGTCCTACGGCATCGACCGCAAGAATGCCTCGGAGTTTCACTTCAGCGAGGTAGGCCACAAGGCGACCTCGTCCAGCATCTCCCGCAAGGTCATGGCCCACCGCAGGATGATGCAAGAATGTGCATCTCCCAAGGATGCGGAAGACCTGAAAGCCGACCTTGCTCAAATCGTGAAGGAGGAAACCGAGAGACACTCGGAGTAG
- a CDS encoding WYL domain-containing protein, whose product MSGFSGGGKVQMRRIYAIVDAVNGGGYPNCRSLAERLEVTQKTVQRDVNFIRDQLGLPLEYNKTMHGYEFTGDVSNFPVFEAQVEDLAALFLARHAMKSVQGTKLAEALKPAFERLTRQLDGKVNMNWSSVDQVFTVKETGVVDADLTLFGKLAEAVLNQREVSFTYRKLGDKESIKRRLQPYHVGEIDGGWYVVGHDVMRDGLRTFAIQRIKGLSVLKTTFERPEDFQIGEHLGGSIGVWDHNEAGPVEVVIEVTGWMARIVQERLWHPTQTTRVMDDLGDRVELSMQLGNLEEVKLLVLSWGACAKVLKPERLRDAVKQEAAEIVRKYRK is encoded by the coding sequence ATGAGTGGATTCAGCGGAGGAGGCAAGGTGCAGATGCGGCGTATTTATGCGATTGTGGATGCGGTCAATGGCGGCGGGTATCCGAACTGCCGTAGCTTGGCGGAGAGGCTTGAGGTCACGCAGAAGACGGTTCAGAGGGACGTGAACTTCATCAGGGATCAGTTGGGCTTGCCGCTTGAGTATAACAAGACCATGCACGGTTATGAGTTTACCGGGGACGTAAGTAATTTTCCTGTGTTCGAGGCCCAGGTTGAGGATTTGGCGGCGTTGTTCCTGGCCCGGCATGCGATGAAAAGCGTGCAGGGGACCAAGTTGGCCGAGGCCCTGAAGCCGGCGTTTGAGCGCCTGACCCGGCAGCTCGACGGCAAGGTCAACATGAACTGGAGCAGTGTGGATCAGGTGTTTACCGTCAAGGAAACCGGGGTGGTGGATGCGGATCTGACCTTGTTCGGTAAATTGGCCGAGGCTGTGCTGAACCAGCGGGAGGTTAGTTTTACCTACCGTAAGCTCGGGGACAAAGAATCGATCAAGCGCAGGCTACAACCGTATCACGTGGGTGAGATCGACGGCGGTTGGTATGTGGTCGGCCACGATGTGATGCGTGATGGTTTGCGCACCTTTGCCATTCAGAGAATCAAGGGGTTGAGTGTTTTGAAAACCACCTTTGAGCGTCCTGAGGATTTTCAGATTGGAGAGCATCTTGGAGGTAGTATTGGGGTGTGGGATCATAATGAGGCCGGACCTGTTGAAGTTGTTATCGAAGTGACCGGATGGATGGCTCGTATTGTCCAGGAACGACTCTGGCATCCGACCCAGACGACCCGGGTAATGGATGATCTCGGCGACAGGGTGGAGCTAAGTATGCAGCTGGGTAATCTTGAGGAAGTGAAGCTCCTGGTGCTCAGCTGGGGGGCGTGCGCTAAAGTGCTGAAGCCGGAGAGGCTGCGGGATGCGGTGAAACAGGAGGCTGCTGAGATTGTGCGAAAGTATCGAAAGTAG